The Streptomyces sp. NBC_01197 genome window below encodes:
- a CDS encoding SCO2584 family spore wall biosynthesis protein yields the protein MPDDVGGRPFQDGWEPDDDRGGADEDFASVVFGEDFVRAATIHEPTAVERLLAAAEARAEAEAARARAGGPGGEDFDEYDEFLGENAADHGLLYGPGGAGEYGTGPDDGTDGPYGPHGGALRPYRGRARWHRPVAWLLALVMGIGMVALAFAAVYRGASASRQDQVPAPVTTGVGAVQGGVGVTRPSPSSSVPAGHSAGRSLDHSAPPAAALPRTP from the coding sequence GTGCCGGACGACGTGGGGGGCAGGCCGTTCCAGGACGGCTGGGAGCCTGACGACGACCGCGGAGGAGCGGACGAGGACTTCGCCTCCGTGGTCTTCGGCGAGGACTTCGTCAGGGCCGCCACCATCCACGAACCGACCGCGGTCGAGCGGCTGCTGGCCGCCGCCGAGGCGCGCGCCGAGGCCGAGGCCGCCAGGGCGCGGGCGGGCGGCCCCGGAGGCGAGGACTTCGACGAGTACGACGAGTTCCTCGGCGAGAACGCCGCGGACCACGGCCTGCTGTACGGGCCGGGCGGCGCCGGGGAGTACGGCACGGGGCCCGACGACGGCACAGACGGCCCCTACGGCCCGCACGGCGGCGCGCTGCGCCCGTACCGCGGCCGGGCGCGCTGGCACCGGCCGGTGGCCTGGTTGCTGGCCCTCGTCATGGGGATCGGCATGGTGGCCCTGGCCTTCGCCGCGGTCTACCGGGGAGCGTCGGCCAGTCGGCAGGACCAGGTGCCCGCGCCGGTGACGACCGGGGTCGGCGCTGTGCAGGGCGGCGTGGGCGTCACCCGGCCGTCCCCGTCGTCATCGGTTCCGGCGGGCCACTCGGCGGGCCGCTCGCTCGACCATTCGGCCCCGCCCGCCGCCGCGCTTCCGCGCACGCCCTGA
- a CDS encoding glutamate-5-semialdehyde dehydrogenase: MTSLSPLSDQSPVIQAAYRSRAAAAGLAPLPRAAKDDALLAIADALEVRTSEIVEANAEDVAKARAAGTAETVIDRLTLTPERIRAIAGDVRDVAALPDPVGEVVRGSTLPNGIDLRQVRVPLGVVGIIYEARPNVTVDAAALCLKSGNAVLLRGSASAYASNTALVRVLRDAVGGSGLPADAVQLVPGESRESVRELMRARGMVDVLIPRGGASLIRTVVEQSTVPVIETGTGNCHVYVDAQADIDMAVAILVNSKAQRPSVCNAAETLLVHRDIADAFLPKALDALGEAGVTVHGDERVLGYAAGTEATVVEATADDWEAEYLSYDIAAAVVDSLDAAVAHIRLWTSGHTEAIVTTSQAAARRFTQLVDSTTVAVNASTRFTDGGQFGFGAEIGISTQKLHARGPMGLPELTSTKYIVTGDGHIR; the protein is encoded by the coding sequence ATGACCTCGCTCTCCCCGCTCTCCGACCAGTCCCCGGTCATCCAGGCCGCCTACCGGTCCCGCGCCGCCGCGGCCGGTCTCGCGCCACTGCCGCGCGCGGCCAAGGACGACGCGCTGCTGGCCATCGCCGACGCGCTCGAAGTGCGTACGTCCGAGATCGTCGAGGCCAACGCCGAGGATGTCGCGAAGGCCAGGGCCGCCGGTACCGCCGAGACGGTCATCGACCGCCTCACCCTCACCCCCGAGCGCATCCGTGCCATCGCCGGTGACGTACGGGACGTCGCGGCGCTGCCCGACCCCGTCGGCGAGGTCGTACGGGGCTCGACGCTGCCCAACGGCATCGATCTGCGCCAGGTGCGGGTGCCGCTCGGCGTTGTCGGGATCATCTACGAGGCCAGGCCCAATGTGACCGTGGACGCCGCCGCGCTCTGCCTGAAGTCGGGCAACGCGGTGCTGTTGCGCGGCTCGGCCTCCGCGTACGCCTCCAACACCGCGCTCGTGCGGGTGCTGCGCGACGCGGTCGGGGGCTCCGGGCTGCCGGCCGACGCCGTCCAGCTCGTGCCGGGGGAGTCCCGTGAGTCCGTACGGGAGCTGATGCGCGCCCGCGGCATGGTCGACGTGCTGATCCCGCGCGGTGGCGCGTCCCTGATCCGTACAGTCGTCGAGCAGTCCACCGTCCCGGTCATCGAGACCGGCACCGGCAACTGCCATGTGTACGTGGACGCGCAGGCCGACATCGACATGGCCGTCGCCATCCTCGTCAACTCCAAGGCCCAGCGGCCATCCGTCTGCAACGCGGCCGAGACGCTCCTGGTCCACCGGGACATCGCGGACGCGTTCCTGCCGAAGGCGCTCGACGCGCTCGGCGAGGCCGGCGTGACCGTGCACGGCGACGAGCGGGTGCTCGGGTACGCCGCGGGGACGGAGGCGACCGTCGTCGAGGCGACCGCGGACGACTGGGAGGCCGAGTACCTCTCGTACGACATCGCGGCCGCCGTCGTCGACTCGCTGGACGCGGCCGTCGCGCACATCAGACTGTGGACTTCCGGCCACACCGAGGCGATCGTCACCACCTCGCAGGCCGCGGCCCGCCGTTTCACCCAGCTGGTCGATTCCACGACGGTGGCTGTCAACGCGTCCACCCGGTTCACCGACGGCGGTCAGTTCGGATTCGGCGCCGAGATCGGTATCTCCACACAGAAGCTGCACGCCCGGGGGCCGATGGGACTGCCCGAGCTGACCTCTACCAAGTACATCGTGACAGGGGACGGTCACATTCGGTGA